A stretch of the Salminus brasiliensis chromosome 19, fSalBra1.hap2, whole genome shotgun sequence genome encodes the following:
- the emx3 gene encoding empty spiracles homeobox 3 encodes MFQHKKCFTIESLVGKDSSPPAAGDEPIRPTALRYSEPVASPFGCAQGSGRALYGGAELVFAEPSAHPANPALALRHLHMPSQPFFSPQQRDSFSFYPWVLRNRYLGHRFQGEDNSPENLLLHGPFSRKPKRIRTAFSPSQLLRLERAFEKNHYVVGAERKQLANGLCLTETQVKVWFQNRRTKHKRQKLEEESPESQQKRKGSQHVNRWRAATQQGSPEDIDVISED; translated from the exons ATGTTTCAGCACAAGAAGTGCTTCACCATCGAGTCGCTCGTGGGGAAAGACTCGAGTCCCCCGGCTGCAGGAGACGAGCCCATCCGGCCCACGGCGCTGCGCTACTCGGAGCCGGTGGCGTCGCCGTTCGGCTGCGCGCAAGGCTCCGGGCGCGCGCTTTACGGAGGAGCTGAGCTGGTGTTCGCCGAGCCCAGCGCGCACCCGGCCAACCCCGCGCTGGCACTGCGCCACCTCCACATGCCCTCCCAGCCCTTCTTCAGCCCCCAGCAGAGGGACAGCTTCAGCTTTTACCCCTGGGTGCTGCGCAACCGCTACCTGGGACACAGATTTCAAG GTGAAGACAACAGCCCGGAAAACCTGCTGCTGCACGGGCCGTTCTCCCGCAAGCCCAAGCGCATCCGCACGGCCTTCTCTCCGTCCCAGCTGCTGCGGCTGGAGCGTGCCTTCGAGAAGAACCACTACGTGGTGGGCGCCGAGCGCAAGCAGCTGGCCAACGGCCTCTGCCTCACTGAGACGCAG GTGAAAGTATGGTTCCAGAACCGCAGAACCAAGCACAAGCGACAGAAGCTGGAAGAGGAGTCGCCTGAATCGCAGCAGAAGAGAAAAGGAAGCCAGCATGTGAACCGCTGGAGAGCAGCCACTCAGCAGGGCAGCCCGGAGGACATAGACGTCATCTCCGAGGACTGA
- the b4galt7 gene encoding beta-1,4-galactosyltransferase 7: protein MMYSSRRKPVLYFKEDRRFLSRKCTVLKLFGLCMVLVLGSLLWLQLSCSGDLNQPIRDGPPPHQPCPVERQTPTVDDPSWGPHKMAVIVPFRERFEELLVFVPYMHTFLNKKKIRHKILVINQVDHFRFNRASLINVGYMESGNDTDYIAMHDVDLLPQNEALDYGFPDEGPFHVASPELHPLYHYKTYVGGILLLTKKHYQMCNGMSNRFWGWGREDDEFFRRLRTAELQLFRPKGINTGYKTFRHIHDPAWRKRDQKRIAAQKQEQFKIDPEGGLTNLRYKVESRQELTISGAPCTVISTFLECDLSQTPWCQFS, encoded by the exons ATGATGTACTCTTCACGGAGGAAACCGGTGCTGTATTTTAAAGAGGACAGAAG atttTTGTCAAGGAAATGCACGGTCCTGAAACTCTTCGGCCTCTGTATGGTTCTCGTCTTGGGGTCCCTTTTGTGGCTGCAGCTGAGCTGTTCCGGAGACCTGAACCAACCCATACGCGATGGACCCCCTCCTCACCAGCCCTGTCCTGTGGAGAGACAGACCCCAACTGTCGACGACCCCTCTTGGGGGCCACACAAAATGGCTGTCATAGTTCCCTTCAGAGAGCGTTTTGAAGAACTGCTTGTTTTTGTGCCGTACATGCACACGTTCctcaacaaaaagaaaattcgACACAAGATTCTCGTAATTAACCAGGTGGATCACTTTCG GTTTAACAGAGCCTCTCTTATTAATGTTGGCTACATGGAGAGCGGTAATGACACAGATTACATAGCAATGCATGATGTGGACCTGCTGCCTCAAAATGAAGCTCTGGACTATGGATTCCCAGATGAGGGACCCTTCCATGTGGCCTCACCAGAACTACATCCCCTGTATCACTATAAAACATATGTGGGAGGAATTCTACTGCTTACCAAGAAACATTATCAAATG TGTAATGGCATGTCTAATCGATTCTGGGGATGGGGAAGAGAAGATGACGAGTTCTTCAGAAGACTAAGAACAGCTGAATTGCAG CTTTTTAGGCCAAAGGGAATAAACACAGGGTACAAAACGTTCAGGCACATTCATGACCCGGCCTGGAGGAAGAGAGACCAGAAGAGGATAGCTGCACAAAAGCAG GAACAGTTCAAGATTGACCCAGAGGGTGGTCTGACCAACCTGCGCTACAAGGTGGAGTCCAGGCAGGAGCTGACCATCAGCGGTGCCCCTTGTACTGTCATCAGCACCTTCCTGGAATGTGACCTCAGCCAAACTCCCTGGTGCCAGTTCAGCTAA